The following coding sequences are from one Thermostaphylospora chromogena window:
- the cysN gene encoding sulfate adenylyltransferase subunit CysN — protein sequence MDILRFATAGSVDDGKSTLIGRLLYDSKAIFEDQLEAVERTSRDRGTEYTDLSLLTDGLRAEREQGITIDVAYRYFATPKRKFIIADTPGHIQYTRNMVTGASTADLAIILIDARKGVLEQSRRHAFLTTLLRVPHLVLAVNKMDLVDYSEERFNEIREEFTAFASKLNAPDLTFIPISALHGDNVVSRSENMPWYQGTSLLHHLENVHIASDRNLVDVRFPVQYVIRPQRATDPNLHDYRGYAGQVAGGVLKPGDEVLHLPSGLTTRISSIDTYDGPVEEAFPPMSVTLRLEDDIDISRGDMICRPNNQPRVAQELEAMVCWMTDASRLAPRTKLAIKHTTRTARVLVRDLHYRLDVNTLHRDESATSLGLNEIGRVSLRVTQPLFVDDYARNRLTGGFILIDESTNGTVGAGMIVEAHS from the coding sequence ATGGACATCCTGCGTTTCGCCACCGCGGGCTCGGTCGACGACGGCAAGTCGACGCTCATCGGCCGCCTGCTGTACGACTCCAAGGCGATCTTCGAGGATCAGCTCGAAGCCGTCGAGCGCACCAGCCGTGACCGGGGCACCGAGTACACCGACCTGTCGCTGCTCACCGACGGGCTGCGTGCGGAGCGCGAGCAGGGCATCACGATCGATGTCGCCTACCGCTACTTCGCCACCCCCAAGCGGAAGTTCATCATCGCCGACACTCCGGGGCACATCCAGTACACCCGGAACATGGTGACCGGCGCCTCCACCGCCGACCTCGCGATCATCCTGATCGACGCGCGCAAGGGCGTCCTGGAGCAGTCCCGGCGACACGCCTTCCTCACCACGTTGCTGCGCGTGCCGCACCTGGTGCTCGCGGTCAACAAGATGGATCTCGTCGACTACTCGGAGGAGCGGTTCAACGAGATCCGCGAAGAGTTCACCGCCTTCGCGTCCAAGCTCAACGCCCCCGACCTGACGTTCATCCCGATCTCCGCGCTGCACGGCGACAACGTCGTCTCCCGCTCGGAGAACATGCCGTGGTACCAGGGCACCTCCCTGCTGCACCACCTGGAGAACGTGCACATCGCCTCCGACCGCAACCTGGTCGACGTGCGTTTCCCGGTGCAGTACGTCATCCGCCCGCAGCGGGCCACCGACCCCAACCTGCACGACTACCGCGGCTACGCCGGCCAGGTCGCCGGCGGGGTGCTCAAGCCCGGCGACGAGGTCCTCCACCTCCCCAGCGGGCTCACCACCCGTATCTCCTCCATCGACACCTACGACGGTCCGGTCGAGGAGGCGTTCCCGCCCATGTCGGTCACCCTCCGGCTGGAGGACGACATCGACATCTCCCGCGGCGACATGATCTGCCGCCCGAACAACCAGCCGCGCGTCGCGCAGGAGCTGGAGGCGATGGTCTGCTGGATGACCGATGCCTCCCGGCTCGCCCCGCGGACCAAGCTGGCCATCAAGCACACCACGCGCACGGCGCGCGTTCTCGTCCGCGACCTGCACTACCGGCTCGACGTGAACACCCTGCACCGTGACGAGTCGGCGACCTCGCTCGGACTGAACGAGATCGGCCGCGTGTCCCTGCGCGTCACCCAGCCGCTGTTCGTCGACGACTACGCTCGTAACCGCCTCACCGGCGGCTTCATCCTCATCGATGAGTCCACGAACGGCACCGTCGGCGCCGGCATGATCGTCGAAGCCCACTCCTGA
- the cysD gene encoding sulfate adenylyltransferase subunit CysD, whose amino-acid sequence MLQADYTTSQLDVLEAESIHIMREVAAEFERPCLLFSGGKDSIVMLRIAEKAFWPAPIPFPLMHVDTGHNFPEVIEFRDRRVAELGARLIVASVQEAIDAGRVTEETGRRASRNRLQTVPLLDAIEENEFDAVFGGARRDEEKARAKERVFSFRDEFGQWDPKNQRPELWNLYNSRIRKGEHIRVFPLSNWTELDVWDYIRREKLDIPSIYFAHTRKVFERDGMLLADSEYVNRGEDEPLFEAVVRYRTVGDMTCTGAIQSTATTVDEIIAEIAATRITERGATRADDRTSEAAMEDRKREGYF is encoded by the coding sequence ATGCTTCAGGCCGACTACACCACCTCGCAGCTCGATGTCCTCGAGGCCGAGTCGATTCACATCATGCGAGAGGTCGCCGCCGAGTTCGAACGCCCCTGTCTGCTGTTCTCGGGCGGCAAAGATTCGATCGTGATGCTGCGGATCGCGGAGAAGGCGTTCTGGCCAGCGCCGATCCCCTTCCCCCTCATGCACGTCGACACCGGGCACAACTTCCCCGAGGTGATCGAGTTCCGGGACCGGCGGGTGGCCGAGCTGGGCGCGCGGCTCATCGTGGCCAGCGTTCAGGAGGCCATCGACGCGGGCCGCGTGACCGAGGAGACCGGCCGCCGCGCCTCGCGCAACCGGCTGCAGACCGTCCCGCTGCTCGACGCGATCGAGGAGAACGAGTTCGACGCGGTCTTCGGCGGGGCCCGGCGTGACGAGGAGAAGGCGCGCGCCAAGGAGCGGGTGTTCTCCTTCCGTGACGAGTTCGGCCAGTGGGACCCGAAGAATCAGCGTCCGGAGCTGTGGAACCTGTACAACTCGCGCATTCGCAAGGGCGAGCACATCCGGGTGTTCCCCCTGTCCAACTGGACCGAGCTGGATGTGTGGGACTACATCCGCCGCGAGAAACTCGACATCCCTTCGATCTACTTCGCGCACACTCGCAAGGTGTTCGAGCGCGACGGCATGCTGCTGGCCGACTCGGAGTACGTCAATCGCGGTGAGGACGAGCCGCTGTTCGAGGCTGTCGTGCGTTACCGCACGGTGGGGGACATGACGTGCACGGGAGCCATCCAGTCCACGGCCACGACGGTCGATGAGATCATCGCCGAGATCGCCGCGACCCGTATCACCGAGCGGGGCGCCACCCGTGCCGACGACCGCACGTCCGAGGCCGCAATGGAAGACCGTAAGCGGGAAGGCTACTTCTGA
- a CDS encoding 3'(2'),5'-bisphosphate nucleotidase CysQ, translated as MGKNDDHSLAAELASRAGELLLKLREREGFADPKALRDAGDAASHRFLADSLADLRPGDSVLSEEATQAEKLASRRLTAERVWIIDPLDGTREFAEEGRADWAVHVALWERGELTAGAVALPAQGRTLSTIDPPKLPAAVPGRVRIAVSRTRPPEFVRELAGRIGGELVAIGSAGAKISAVLTGEVDAYVHAGGQYEWDSAAPVAVALAAGAHASRIDGSPLTYNREDPSLPDILVSLPELAPTLLAGIRDLHR; from the coding sequence ATGGGGAAGAACGACGACCACTCACTCGCAGCCGAGTTGGCGTCGCGAGCGGGCGAGCTGCTGCTCAAGCTGCGCGAGCGTGAGGGGTTCGCCGACCCCAAGGCGCTGCGTGACGCCGGGGACGCCGCGTCCCATCGCTTCCTCGCCGACTCGCTGGCCGATCTCCGGCCCGGCGACAGCGTGCTGTCGGAGGAGGCCACCCAGGCGGAGAAGCTCGCCTCGCGCAGGCTCACCGCCGAGCGAGTCTGGATCATCGACCCGCTCGACGGAACCCGGGAGTTCGCCGAGGAGGGCCGCGCCGACTGGGCGGTCCACGTGGCGCTGTGGGAGCGCGGTGAGCTGACGGCGGGGGCAGTGGCCCTTCCTGCGCAGGGGCGCACCCTGTCCACCATCGATCCCCCCAAGCTTCCGGCCGCCGTACCGGGGCGGGTCCGCATCGCGGTGAGCCGCACCCGCCCGCCCGAGTTCGTGCGCGAGCTGGCCGGCAGGATCGGCGGCGAGCTGGTGGCGATAGGGTCGGCGGGAGCCAAGATCTCGGCGGTGCTCACCGGCGAGGTCGACGCTTACGTCCATGCCGGCGGGCAGTATGAATGGGATTCCGCGGCACCGGTGGCGGTCGCGTTGGCGGCGGGAGCGCACGCCAGCCGGATCGACGGTTCCCCCCTGACCTACAACCGTGAGGATCCCTCACTGCCCGATATCCTGGTTTCCCTACCGGAACTGGCGCCGACCTTGCTCGCCGGGATCCGCGACCTGCATCGCTAG
- a CDS encoding sugar transferase, producing the protein MAHVEAAPSAPARPSSTAHHRPDHRPRLPRWLRQYRNRAVLADAACGLAAGAIALAVRFGEFTPHALPYAVASAALPALWVSCLALNRAYAPRLLGLGSEEFRRVVRCGLMLTAALAICAYATKTDVARGYVVIVLPAMTVLTLLARYGLRRRLHARRLAGECMHKVLAVGHPEGIADLVRRLRREPYHGMEIVAACLPENESCDIEGVPVLGGFCDVPDAVGVAGADTVAVLSCPEMDGTALSRLAWRLEETSTELVVAPALMEVAGPRIAIRPAAGLPLLHVEHPELAGMRQLIKNLFDRTLAAVLLVLLAPVLLVLGIVVRATSPGPALFRQTRIGRDGREFTIYKLRTMRQDAEERKVELVSDDNGVLFKIRRDPRVTPIGAWLRRYSLDELPQLVNVLLGDMSLVGPRPPLPEEVACYGDDVRRRLLVKPGLTGLWQVSGRSDLSWEESVRLDLRYVENWSLTLDLQILWKTWSAVVRGAGAY; encoded by the coding sequence ATGGCGCATGTGGAGGCGGCTCCGTCCGCACCGGCGCGTCCCTCCTCCACCGCCCATCACCGCCCCGATCACCGCCCCCGCCTGCCGCGGTGGCTGCGGCAGTACCGCAACCGGGCCGTGCTCGCCGATGCCGCGTGCGGCCTCGCGGCGGGCGCGATCGCCCTGGCCGTTCGGTTCGGCGAGTTCACACCGCACGCCCTGCCCTATGCCGTGGCCAGCGCAGCCCTGCCCGCGCTGTGGGTGAGCTGCCTGGCGCTCAACCGCGCCTACGCGCCGCGCCTGCTCGGCCTCGGCTCCGAGGAGTTCCGCCGAGTCGTGCGGTGCGGGCTCATGCTCACCGCGGCCCTGGCCATCTGCGCCTACGCCACCAAGACCGACGTCGCCCGCGGCTACGTGGTGATCGTGCTGCCGGCGATGACCGTCCTGACGCTGCTGGCCCGATACGGCCTGCGCCGCAGGCTGCACGCCCGCCGGCTCGCGGGCGAATGCATGCATAAGGTGCTCGCGGTCGGTCACCCCGAGGGGATCGCCGATCTGGTGCGCAGGCTGCGGCGCGAGCCGTACCACGGCATGGAGATCGTGGCCGCGTGCCTGCCCGAGAACGAGTCCTGCGACATCGAAGGGGTGCCCGTACTGGGCGGGTTCTGCGACGTCCCGGACGCGGTCGGGGTGGCGGGTGCCGACACGGTGGCGGTCCTGAGCTGCCCGGAGATGGACGGCACGGCGCTCAGCAGGCTCGCCTGGCGGCTGGAGGAGACCAGCACCGAGCTGGTGGTCGCACCCGCGCTGATGGAGGTCGCCGGGCCGCGGATCGCCATCCGCCCTGCCGCCGGGCTGCCGCTGCTCCACGTCGAACACCCGGAGCTGGCCGGGATGCGACAGCTCATAAAGAACCTCTTCGACAGGACGCTCGCCGCCGTGCTGCTCGTCCTGCTGGCCCCGGTGCTGCTCGTGCTGGGGATCGTGGTGCGCGCCACGAGCCCGGGCCCCGCCCTGTTCCGGCAGACGCGCATCGGCCGTGACGGCCGCGAGTTCACCATCTACAAACTGCGCACCATGCGGCAGGACGCCGAGGAGCGCAAGGTCGAGCTGGTGAGCGACGACAACGGCGTGCTGTTCAAGATCCGTCGAGATCCGCGGGTCACTCCCATCGGCGCCTGGTTGCGCCGCTACTCTTTGGACGAGCTTCCTCAGCTCGTCAACGTGCTGCTCGGCGACATGTCGCTGGTCGGTCCGCGGCCTCCGCTTCCAGAGGAGGTCGCGTGCTACGGCGACGACGTACGGCGGCGCCTGCTCGTCAAGCCGGGCCTCACCGGACTGTGGCAGGTGAGCGGCAGGTCAGACCTTTCCTGGGAGGAATCGGTACGGTTGGACCTGCGTTACGTTGAGAACTGGTCCTTGACGCTGGACTTGCAAATTCTATGGAAGACCTGGTCGGCCGTTGTCCGAGGGGCGGGAGCGTATTGA
- the pth gene encoding aminoacyl-tRNA hydrolase: protein MERWLVVGLGNPGPQYAGNRHNAGFMVLDELASRDGGRFKVHKARAEVVEGRIAGHPAVLAKPLSYMNLSGGPVKALAGFYKIEPARIIVVHDELDIPYGALRAKLGGGDNGHNGLKSITKALATRDYLRVRFGIGRPPGRMDPADYVLRDFATAERKDLPLLVDRAADMVDSLIDRGLEATQNAFHARDLNVARPPR from the coding sequence GTGGAGCGGTGGCTGGTCGTCGGACTCGGCAACCCCGGCCCGCAGTATGCGGGTAACCGGCACAACGCCGGTTTCATGGTCCTCGACGAGCTGGCCTCCCGCGACGGCGGGCGGTTCAAGGTGCACAAAGCGCGCGCCGAGGTCGTCGAGGGCAGGATCGCCGGGCATCCCGCTGTGCTCGCCAAGCCGCTGTCGTACATGAACCTGTCGGGCGGACCGGTGAAGGCGCTGGCCGGCTTCTACAAGATCGAGCCTGCGCGGATCATCGTGGTCCACGACGAGCTCGACATCCCCTATGGCGCGCTGCGCGCCAAACTCGGCGGCGGCGACAACGGCCACAACGGCCTCAAATCAATCACCAAGGCCTTGGCCACCCGCGATTATCTGCGGGTGCGCTTCGGCATCGGCCGTCCGCCGGGCCGTATGGACCCCGCGGACTACGTGCTGCGCGACTTCGCCACGGCCGAGCGCAAGGACCTCCCGCTCCTGGTCGACCGGGCGGCCGACATGGTCGACTCGCTGATCGACCGCGGTCTGGAGGCCACGCAGAACGCTTTCCACGCGCGGGATCTGAACGTCGCCCGCCCGCCTCGCTGA
- a CDS encoding 50S ribosomal protein L25/general stress protein Ctc, which produces MADVRIPAELRTQFGKGAARKIRRANKVPAVLYGHGSEPKHLTLPGHELMIALRTPNVLIQLEGDGINELALPKGVQRDPLKGFLQHVDLLLVRRGEKVTVELPITVVGDVVPDGLLEQQLVAVSVTAEATHIPESVEVNVEGMEIGTQLTAGQIQLPQGVELAEDPEALVLHVVPKPTVAEPEAAEGEEGEAASAE; this is translated from the coding sequence GTGGCCGATGTACGTATCCCAGCCGAGCTTCGCACCCAATTCGGCAAGGGTGCCGCTCGAAAGATCCGCCGTGCCAACAAGGTGCCCGCGGTCCTCTACGGCCACGGCAGCGAGCCCAAGCACCTCACGCTGCCCGGTCACGAGCTGATGATCGCCCTGCGCACGCCCAACGTGCTGATCCAGCTGGAGGGCGACGGGATCAACGAGCTGGCTCTGCCCAAGGGCGTGCAGCGCGACCCGCTGAAGGGCTTCCTGCAGCACGTCGACCTGCTTCTGGTGCGCCGGGGTGAGAAGGTCACCGTCGAGCTGCCGATCACCGTCGTCGGCGACGTGGTGCCCGACGGTCTGCTGGAGCAGCAGCTGGTCGCCGTCTCCGTCACGGCCGAGGCCACCCACATCCCGGAGAGCGTCGAGGTCAACGTCGAGGGCATGGAGATCGGCACCCAGCTCACCGCCGGGCAGATCCAGCTGCCCCAGGGCGTCGAGCTGGCTGAGGACCCCGAGGCGCTGGTGCTGCACGTGGTGCCCAAGCCGACGGTCGCCGAGCCCGAGGCGGCCGAGGGCGAGGAGGGCGAGGCCGCGTCCGCGGAGTGA
- a CDS encoding ribose-phosphate diphosphokinase: MSEKRATSGMKTTGEKHLMLFTGRAYPELAEEVAANLGVEITPTKLRDFANGEIYARYLESVRGSDAFVMQCHTAPINKWIMEQLIMVDALKRASAKRITVVMPFFGYARQDKKGRGREPITARLMADLFKTAGADRLMSVDLHTSQIQGFFDGPVDHLFAMPVLAAYLRDKIDPENTTIVSPDTGRVRLAERWADTLGTPVAFIHKRRDLDVANQVKVYEVVGKVRGRTCVLIDDMIDTAGTICKAAEALYDQGATDVLVAATHAVFSNPAVDRIKNSRISEVVVTNTLPISEEKRFDKLTVLSIAPLIARAINEVFNDGSVTSLFEGDS; the protein is encoded by the coding sequence ATGAGCGAGAAGAGGGCGACGAGCGGGATGAAGACCACGGGTGAGAAACACCTGATGCTCTTCACCGGTCGTGCATATCCCGAACTGGCCGAAGAGGTCGCCGCCAACCTCGGTGTCGAGATCACCCCCACCAAGCTCCGCGACTTCGCCAACGGCGAGATCTACGCCCGTTACCTGGAGTCGGTGCGCGGTTCCGACGCCTTCGTCATGCAGTGCCACACCGCGCCGATCAACAAGTGGATCATGGAGCAATTGATCATGGTCGACGCGCTGAAGCGGGCCTCCGCCAAGCGCATCACCGTGGTCATGCCGTTCTTCGGCTACGCCAGGCAGGACAAGAAGGGTCGCGGACGCGAACCGATCACCGCCCGGCTCATGGCCGATCTGTTCAAAACCGCGGGCGCCGACCGGCTGATGTCCGTCGACCTCCACACCTCCCAGATCCAGGGCTTCTTCGACGGCCCGGTCGACCACCTGTTCGCGATGCCGGTCCTGGCCGCGTACCTTCGCGACAAGATCGACCCCGAGAACACCACGATCGTCTCGCCCGACACCGGCCGGGTGCGTCTGGCCGAACGCTGGGCCGACACCCTCGGCACGCCCGTCGCCTTCATCCACAAGCGGCGCGACCTCGACGTCGCCAACCAGGTCAAGGTGTACGAGGTGGTGGGCAAGGTGCGCGGACGCACCTGCGTGCTCATCGACGACATGATCGACACCGCGGGCACCATCTGCAAGGCGGCCGAGGCGCTCTACGACCAGGGCGCCACCGACGTCCTCGTGGCGGCCACCCACGCGGTCTTCTCCAACCCCGCGGTCGACCGGATCAAGAACAGCCGGATCTCGGAGGTCGTGGTCACCAACACCCTGCCCATCTCCGAAGAGAAGCGGTTCGACAAGCTGACCGTCTTGTCCATCGCCCCGCTGATCGCCCGAGCCATCAACGAGGTCTTCAACGACGGCTCGGTGACCAGCCTCTTCGAGGGCGACAGCTAG
- the glmU gene encoding bifunctional UDP-N-acetylglucosamine diphosphorylase/glucosamine-1-phosphate N-acetyltransferase GlmU, translating into MSVPPAAVVVLAAGEGTRMKSTTPKVLHELCGRSLVDHVLTAARGLRPARLIVVIGHARERVREHLAATSPDALPVVQAEQRGTGHAVRTVLEEVGVIEGTVLVTYGDTPLLRTETLAGLLDAHAAEGNAVTVLSARVPDPTGYGRIIRDADGAVLRIVEERDATPQERAVNEMNSGVYAFDGALLADAIKRVSSDNAQGEEYLTDVLAILREDGHRVGAFVAGDHLEVEGVNDRVQLAHARRVLNRRILEGHMRAGVTVIDPETTWIDVDVTLAADSVIHPGTQLHGRTAIATGAEIGPGTTLTDTEVGEGAVVTNTVAIGAKIGPGASVGPFTYLRPGTVLGPRAKAGAHVEMKNAWIGEGAKVPHLTYVGDATIGAGTNIGASTIFVNYDGVEKHHTTIGEHAFIGCDTMLVAPLTIGDGAYTAAGSTITDDVPPGAIAVARARQRTIEGWVARRRAGTRSAEAAERALAAERAREQQENGA; encoded by the coding sequence GTGAGTGTGCCGCCGGCCGCCGTCGTGGTCCTCGCCGCGGGCGAGGGCACGCGGATGAAATCCACAACCCCCAAGGTCCTTCATGAGTTGTGTGGCCGGTCGCTAGTCGACCACGTGCTCACCGCCGCGCGCGGTCTCAGACCCGCGCGCCTGATCGTCGTCATCGGGCATGCACGGGAGCGGGTGCGCGAGCACCTCGCCGCCACCAGCCCCGACGCCCTCCCGGTCGTGCAGGCCGAGCAGCGCGGCACCGGCCACGCCGTCCGCACGGTGCTGGAAGAGGTCGGCGTCATCGAGGGCACCGTGCTGGTGACCTACGGCGACACGCCGCTGCTGCGCACCGAGACCCTCGCCGGTCTGCTCGACGCCCACGCGGCCGAGGGCAACGCCGTCACCGTCCTGTCCGCACGCGTGCCCGACCCCACCGGCTACGGCCGCATCATCCGCGACGCCGACGGCGCCGTGCTCCGCATCGTCGAAGAGCGCGACGCCACCCCGCAGGAGCGGGCCGTCAACGAGATGAACTCCGGCGTCTACGCCTTCGACGGCGCCCTCCTCGCCGACGCGATCAAGCGCGTCTCCAGCGACAACGCTCAGGGCGAGGAGTACCTCACCGACGTACTGGCCATCCTGCGCGAGGACGGCCACCGGGTGGGCGCCTTCGTCGCGGGCGACCACCTCGAGGTCGAGGGGGTCAACGACCGCGTTCAGCTCGCCCACGCGCGCCGGGTCCTCAACCGCCGCATCCTGGAGGGCCACATGCGCGCCGGGGTCACCGTCATCGACCCGGAGACCACCTGGATCGACGTCGACGTCACCCTCGCCGCCGACTCCGTGATCCACCCCGGCACCCAGCTTCACGGCCGCACCGCCATCGCGACCGGCGCCGAGATCGGTCCCGGCACCACCCTGACCGACACCGAGGTCGGCGAGGGCGCCGTGGTCACCAACACCGTCGCGATAGGCGCGAAGATCGGCCCCGGTGCGTCCGTCGGCCCCTTCACCTACCTCCGCCCCGGCACCGTCCTCGGTCCCCGCGCCAAGGCCGGTGCGCATGTGGAGATGAAGAACGCGTGGATCGGCGAGGGCGCCAAGGTCCCCCACCTCACGTACGTGGGCGACGCCACGATCGGCGCGGGCACCAACATCGGCGCCTCCACGATCTTCGTCAACTACGACGGTGTCGAAAAGCACCACACCACGATCGGCGAACACGCCTTCATCGGCTGCGACACCATGCTGGTCGCGCCGCTGACCATCGGCGACGGCGCTTACACCGCAGCCGGTTCCACGATCACCGACGACGTGCCGCCCGGAGCCATCGCCGTGGCCCGGGCGCGACAGCGCACGATTGAAGGGTGGGTCGCGCGCAGACGCGCGGGCACCAGGTCCGCAGAGGCGGCCGAGCGCGCGCTCGCAGCCGAGCGGGCCCGCGAGCAGCAGGAGAACGGCGCGTGA
- a CDS encoding acyl-CoA desaturase — MTVLSERAPRPARPEFEPVPKSKAELTLFGAFVVIPLLAVLAAVPVAWGWGLSWLDIAIAAFMYVVSGLGVTVGLHRYFTHGSFKAKRPLKIALGIAGSLSLEMSVIDWVATHRKHHKYSDKEGDPHSPWRFGTGFKALSKGLLYAHMGWLFEPSRTNREKYAPDLLRDPDVRAMHRFFPALALTSVLLPPLLGGLLTWSLWGAVTAFFWGSLVRIALLHHVTWSINSICHVFGEEQFESRDRSRNVWWLAIPSFGESWHNMHHSDPTCARHGVLKGQIDISAGVIRLFEKLGWAYSVRWPKPERLAAKRLC; from the coding sequence ATGACCGTCCTATCCGAACGCGCCCCCAGGCCGGCGCGCCCCGAGTTCGAGCCCGTACCGAAATCCAAGGCGGAACTGACCCTGTTCGGGGCGTTCGTCGTCATCCCTCTCCTCGCCGTGCTGGCCGCCGTCCCGGTCGCCTGGGGATGGGGCCTGAGCTGGCTCGACATCGCCATCGCCGCCTTCATGTACGTGGTGTCCGGCCTCGGTGTGACGGTCGGCCTGCACCGGTACTTCACCCACGGTTCCTTCAAGGCCAAGCGCCCCTTGAAGATCGCTTTGGGCATCGCGGGGAGCCTCTCCCTGGAGATGTCGGTGATCGACTGGGTCGCCACGCACCGCAAGCACCACAAGTACTCCGACAAGGAGGGCGACCCGCACTCGCCGTGGCGCTTCGGCACCGGCTTCAAGGCGCTGTCCAAGGGCCTGCTCTACGCGCACATGGGCTGGCTGTTCGAGCCCTCCCGCACCAACCGCGAGAAGTACGCGCCCGACCTGCTCCGGGACCCTGACGTGCGCGCGATGCACCGCTTCTTCCCCGCGCTGGCGCTCACCTCGGTCCTGCTGCCTCCGCTGCTGGGCGGCCTGCTGACCTGGTCGCTGTGGGGCGCGGTGACCGCGTTCTTCTGGGGCAGCCTGGTGCGCATCGCCCTGCTCCACCACGTCACCTGGTCGATCAACTCCATCTGCCACGTCTTCGGCGAGGAGCAGTTCGAGTCGCGCGACAGGTCGCGCAACGTGTGGTGGCTGGCGATCCCCTCCTTCGGCGAATCCTGGCACAACATGCACCACTCCGACCCGACCTGCGCCCGGCACGGAGTGCTGAAGGGGCAGATCGACATCAGCGCCGGCGTGATCCGCCTGTTCGAGAAGCTGGGGTGGGCCTACAGCGTACGATGGCCGAAACCCGAACGGCTGGCGGCGAAGCGCCTTTGCTGA
- a CDS encoding TetR/AcrR family transcriptional regulator — MTGKERREQLIKVSRTLFAEKGFDGTSIEEIAASAMVSKPVVYEHFGGKEGIYAVVVDREMHKLLGMITEALSASHSLSKLERAALALLEYIEESSEGFRILVRDSHAASGTGTFASLISEIASQVEDVLADEFSERGYDPKLAPMYAQMLVGMVALTGQWWLDVRQPKREEVAAHLVNLAWNGLTRLNPHPSLTALPRTTTLRGLPASRPPAGREQRDPRSDKGRKELDKQRQRELKEQEKLLREQEKQRQRELKELEKQRQRELKEQEKLLREQEKQRQRELKELEKQRQRELKELEKQRERELKEQEKRREREARLAARAMRRGQVATDEPR, encoded by the coding sequence ATGACCGGCAAAGAGCGAAGAGAGCAACTGATCAAGGTCAGCCGCACCCTGTTCGCCGAGAAGGGCTTCGACGGCACCTCCATAGAGGAGATCGCCGCCAGCGCCATGGTCTCCAAGCCGGTGGTGTACGAGCACTTCGGCGGCAAGGAGGGCATTTACGCGGTCGTGGTGGACCGGGAGATGCACAAGCTCCTCGGAATGATCACCGAGGCGCTGTCGGCGTCCCACTCACTGTCCAAGCTGGAGCGCGCCGCCCTGGCTCTGCTGGAGTACATCGAGGAGAGCAGCGAGGGCTTCCGCATCCTGGTCCGCGATTCGCACGCCGCCTCCGGCACGGGCACCTTCGCCAGCCTGATCAGCGAGATCGCCAGCCAGGTGGAGGACGTGCTGGCCGACGAGTTCAGCGAGCGGGGCTACGACCCGAAGCTCGCGCCGATGTACGCCCAGATGCTCGTCGGCATGGTCGCGCTGACCGGTCAGTGGTGGCTGGACGTACGTCAGCCCAAACGCGAGGAGGTCGCCGCCCACCTGGTCAACCTCGCGTGGAACGGTCTGACCCGCCTCAACCCGCATCCCTCGCTCACCGCCCTGCCTCGTACGACGACGCTCCGCGGCCTGCCGGCCTCCCGCCCGCCCGCCGGCAGGGAGCAACGGGATCCCAGGAGCGACAAGGGGCGGAAGGAGCTGGACAAGCAGCGCCAGCGCGAACTCAAGGAGCAGGAGAAGCTGCTCCGCGAGCAGGAGAAGCAGCGTCAACGCGAGCTCAAGGAGCTGGAGAAACAGCGCCAGCGCGAACTCAAGGAGCAGGAGAAGCTGCTCCGCGAGCAGGAGAAGCAGCGCCAGCGCGAGCTCAAGGAGCTGGAGAAGCAGCGCCAGCGCGAGCTCAAGGAGCTGGAGAAACAGCGCGAACGCGAGCTCAAGGAGCAGGAGAAGCGCAGGGAGCGTGAGGCTCGGCTGGCCGCGCGGGCGATGCGCAGAGGCCAGGTCGCCACCGACGAGCCCAGGTGA